One genomic region from Enoplosus armatus isolate fEnoArm2 chromosome 17, fEnoArm2.hap1, whole genome shotgun sequence encodes:
- the strada gene encoding STE20-related kinase adapter protein alpha isoform X2 — protein sequence MSFLAHEDSQESLTSIPRRDTMGSFLPDSSSYELLTVIGRGLDDLMAVNLARYRPTGEHVAIRRIDLESCTNDMVTYLQGELHVSKLFHHSSILPYKSIFIAENELWVITPFMAYGSARDLICTHFTDGMTELTIAYILLGMLKALEYIHHMGYVHRSVKASHVLISADGQVCMSGLRSIFSLIRHGQRAKVVHDFPQYSVKVLPWLSPEVLQQNLEGYDSRSDIYSLGITACELANGHVPFKDMPATQMLLEKLNGTVPCLLDTTTIPPEELSLKPSRSGADSGICEGPGAGGVRHSNGEPSSSSAGHPYNRTFSPHFHAFVELCLQRDPEKRPSATTLVGHPFFKQIKRRPSEALPELLRPVSPISNFENSQPQDSPSGLASLESGLSHLEVDDWDF from the exons ATGTCTTTTCTT GCCCATGAGGACAGTCAGGAGAGTCTGACCTCCATCCCACGTCGGGACACCATGGGCAGCTTCCTCCCTGACAGCAGCTCCTACGAGCTCCTCACCGTTATTG gCCGGGGCTTGGACGACTTGATGGCTGTGAACCTGGCTCGATATAGACCCACTGGGGAGCACGTAGCCATCCGACGGATCGACTTGGAGTCATGCACTAATGACATGGTTACCTACCTGCAG GGTGAACTACATGTGTCAAAGTTGTTTCACCACTCCAGTATTCTACCCTACAAGAGCATCTTCATAGCAGAAAATGAGCTGTGGGTCATCACCCCCTTCATGGCTTATG GGTCAGCCAGAGATCTGATCTGCACACATTTCACTGATGGTATGACTGAGCTGACCATCGCTTACATTTTGCTGGGCATGCTCAAAGCTCTTGAATACATCCACCACATGGGATATGTGCACCG GAGTGTGAAGGCCAGCCATGTGTTGATCTCTGCAGACGGACAGGTCTGCATGTCGGGTCTACGGAGCATCTTCAGCCTGATCCGTCACGGCCAGAGGGCCAAAGTTGTTCACGACTTCCCCCAGTACAGTGTCAAGGTGCTGCCCTGGCTCAGCCCTGAGGTGCTGCAGCAG AACCTGGAGGGCTACGACTCTCGGTCAGACATCTACAGCCTCGGCATCACCGCCTGTGAACTGGCAAATGGACATGTGCCCTTCAAAGACATGCCAGCTACACAG ATGCTGCTGGAGAAGCTAAATGGGACGGTGCCatgtttgctggacaccaccacTATCCCACCAGAGGAGCTGTCGCTGAAACCGTCCCGCTCTGGGGCTGATTCTGGGATCTGCGAGGGTCCAGGAGCCGGAGGCGTTCGCCACTCCAACGGAGAGCCCTCCTCCTCGTCTGCAGGACACCCCTACAACAGGACGTTCTCCCCACACTTCCACGCCTTTGTTGAGTTGTGTCTACAGCGAGACCCAGAAAAGAG acCGTCAGCCACCACTCTCGTAGGCCACCCCTTCTTCAAACAG aTCAAACGCCGGCCCTCGGAGGCGCTGCCTGAACTGTTGCGGCCCGTGTCGCCGATCTCCAACTTCGAGAATTCCCAGCCGCAGGACTCTCCCTCTGGACTAGCCAGTCTGGAGTCGGGTCTCAGCCACCTGGAGGTGGACGACTGGGACTTCTGA
- the strada gene encoding STE20-related kinase adapter protein alpha isoform X1 — MSFLRWVSEKLSVESLRDLELFGEQAQGLSHRKAHEDSQESLTSIPRRDTMGSFLPDSSSYELLTVIGRGLDDLMAVNLARYRPTGEHVAIRRIDLESCTNDMVTYLQGELHVSKLFHHSSILPYKSIFIAENELWVITPFMAYGSARDLICTHFTDGMTELTIAYILLGMLKALEYIHHMGYVHRSVKASHVLISADGQVCMSGLRSIFSLIRHGQRAKVVHDFPQYSVKVLPWLSPEVLQQNLEGYDSRSDIYSLGITACELANGHVPFKDMPATQMLLEKLNGTVPCLLDTTTIPPEELSLKPSRSGADSGICEGPGAGGVRHSNGEPSSSSAGHPYNRTFSPHFHAFVELCLQRDPEKRPSATTLVGHPFFKQIKRRPSEALPELLRPVSPISNFENSQPQDSPSGLASLESGLSHLEVDDWDF; from the exons ATGTCTTTTCTT cgTTGGGTATCTGAGAAATTGAGTGTGGAGAGCCTGCGGGATTTGGAGTTATTTGGAG AGCAAGCTCAGGGACTCTCTCACAGGAAA GCCCATGAGGACAGTCAGGAGAGTCTGACCTCCATCCCACGTCGGGACACCATGGGCAGCTTCCTCCCTGACAGCAGCTCCTACGAGCTCCTCACCGTTATTG gCCGGGGCTTGGACGACTTGATGGCTGTGAACCTGGCTCGATATAGACCCACTGGGGAGCACGTAGCCATCCGACGGATCGACTTGGAGTCATGCACTAATGACATGGTTACCTACCTGCAG GGTGAACTACATGTGTCAAAGTTGTTTCACCACTCCAGTATTCTACCCTACAAGAGCATCTTCATAGCAGAAAATGAGCTGTGGGTCATCACCCCCTTCATGGCTTATG GGTCAGCCAGAGATCTGATCTGCACACATTTCACTGATGGTATGACTGAGCTGACCATCGCTTACATTTTGCTGGGCATGCTCAAAGCTCTTGAATACATCCACCACATGGGATATGTGCACCG GAGTGTGAAGGCCAGCCATGTGTTGATCTCTGCAGACGGACAGGTCTGCATGTCGGGTCTACGGAGCATCTTCAGCCTGATCCGTCACGGCCAGAGGGCCAAAGTTGTTCACGACTTCCCCCAGTACAGTGTCAAGGTGCTGCCCTGGCTCAGCCCTGAGGTGCTGCAGCAG AACCTGGAGGGCTACGACTCTCGGTCAGACATCTACAGCCTCGGCATCACCGCCTGTGAACTGGCAAATGGACATGTGCCCTTCAAAGACATGCCAGCTACACAG ATGCTGCTGGAGAAGCTAAATGGGACGGTGCCatgtttgctggacaccaccacTATCCCACCAGAGGAGCTGTCGCTGAAACCGTCCCGCTCTGGGGCTGATTCTGGGATCTGCGAGGGTCCAGGAGCCGGAGGCGTTCGCCACTCCAACGGAGAGCCCTCCTCCTCGTCTGCAGGACACCCCTACAACAGGACGTTCTCCCCACACTTCCACGCCTTTGTTGAGTTGTGTCTACAGCGAGACCCAGAAAAGAG acCGTCAGCCACCACTCTCGTAGGCCACCCCTTCTTCAAACAG aTCAAACGCCGGCCCTCGGAGGCGCTGCCTGAACTGTTGCGGCCCGTGTCGCCGATCTCCAACTTCGAGAATTCCCAGCCGCAGGACTCTCCCTCTGGACTAGCCAGTCTGGAGTCGGGTCTCAGCCACCTGGAGGTGGACGACTGGGACTTCTGA